A single Carnobacterium inhibens subsp. inhibens DSM 13024 DNA region contains:
- a CDS encoding fructose bisphosphate aldolase, with protein sequence MQKEQFERMKNEQGFIAALDQSGGSTPTALQLYGIAPDAYSGEDEMFDLVHEMRTRLMTSPAFNSDSILGAILFEQTMDRKVEDLYTADYLWEKKGVVPFLKVDKGLAEETDGVQLMKPNPDLDELLKRANERHIFGTKMRSLIKEANPEAIKKVVDQQFEVGKQIISAGLVPIIEPEVDINSKDKEKSEALLKDAILTQLDNLSESDNVMLKLSIPTIDNFYKELINHPRVIRVVALSGGYTREKANEALTHNHGLIASFSRALSEGLSASQSDDEYNDLLKESIKQIYDASIA encoded by the coding sequence ATGCAAAAAGAACAATTTGAACGAATGAAAAATGAACAAGGTTTTATTGCAGCACTGGACCAAAGCGGTGGAAGTACACCAACAGCTTTACAACTTTACGGCATTGCACCAGATGCCTATTCAGGTGAAGATGAAATGTTTGACCTGGTTCACGAAATGCGAACTCGTCTTATGACTTCTCCTGCTTTTAATTCTGATTCAATCTTAGGGGCTATTTTATTTGAACAAACAATGGATCGCAAAGTCGAAGACCTTTATACAGCCGATTATTTATGGGAGAAGAAAGGCGTTGTCCCTTTCTTAAAAGTCGATAAAGGATTAGCAGAAGAAACTGACGGTGTTCAGTTAATGAAACCTAACCCTGACTTAGATGAATTGTTAAAAAGAGCAAATGAACGCCATATTTTTGGAACAAAAATGCGTTCATTAATTAAAGAAGCCAATCCTGAAGCTATAAAAAAAGTTGTTGACCAACAATTTGAAGTCGGCAAACAAATTATCTCAGCAGGACTTGTGCCAATTATTGAACCAGAAGTGGATATTAACAGTAAAGATAAGGAAAAATCTGAAGCTCTTTTAAAAGATGCAATTTTGACTCAACTAGATAACTTAAGTGAATCAGATAATGTTATGTTAAAACTCTCTATTCCGACAATTGATAATTTCTATAAAGAATTGATCAATCATCCTAGAGTGATAAGAGTAGTTGCTCTCTCTGGTGGTTATACACGTGAAAAAGCTAATGAAGCTTTAACACATAATCACGGACTAATTGCTAGTTTTTCAAGAGCTTTATCTGAAGGGTTAAGTGCTAGTCAATCAGATGATGAATACAACGACTTACTAAAAGAGTCCATTAAACAAATCTACGATGCCTCAATCGCTTAG
- a CDS encoding class A sortase yields the protein MKKRETRGKKKIGLNLLWGILLVIGLLLVFSDPIKNWLVVMDSENLTINAMDATTIEKNQQKKASFEFEEVQLLDLETVALARFNSDQINVIGGISIPSVNLNLPIGKGTSEYTLALTAGTMKEDQIMGERNYALAGHHMKRSDLLFSPLYKVELGDTIYLTDLKSVY from the coding sequence ATGAAAAAGAGAGAAACAAGAGGAAAAAAGAAGATAGGACTCAATTTATTATGGGGTATACTTCTTGTCATCGGCTTATTGTTAGTATTTAGTGATCCTATCAAAAATTGGTTAGTAGTGATGGACTCAGAAAACTTAACGATCAATGCTATGGACGCAACTACGATCGAAAAAAATCAACAAAAAAAGGCTTCTTTCGAATTTGAAGAAGTCCAACTGTTGGATCTTGAAACAGTAGCTTTAGCCCGTTTTAATAGCGATCAAATAAATGTGATAGGCGGTATTAGTATACCTAGTGTCAATTTGAACTTACCAATTGGAAAAGGGACGTCTGAGTATACGTTAGCTTTGACAGCTGGAACCATGAAAGAAGATCAAATAATGGGAGAACGAAATTATGCATTGGCCGGCCACCACATGAAGCGGTCAGATTTACTGTTTAGCCCGTTATATAAAGTTGAATTAGGAGATACAATTTATTTAACAGACTTAAAGTCAGTGTATTAG
- a CDS encoding MDR family MFS transporter, giving the protein MIQEENKNMSFTQIISILGVILMGSFVTILNQTLMSTALPSIMKEFSITATQGQWLTTAYMLINGIMVPITAYLVNRFTTRQLYLFSMIVFSIGTLVAATSSVYGVLITGRMIQAIGAGIILPLQMIVVLYLFPIEKRGSAMGLIGLAMNFAPAIGPTFSGWVVQNYHWNMLFYFILPFAILDVVVAFFVLKNVGEVGRPKLDLISVIYSTLGFGGLLFGLSNASSHDFMSINVALPLIVGIIALILLVIRCNHSEEPLLNFSIFKYRGYRLNIIISFVLTAGMYGAIILLPIYFQTIRGMTPMESGMILLPGSLVMAVMSPITGRMFDKYGSKKLAMSGLILVTVGTFVIGLININTPIYIIVILQMVRTLGFALTLMPIQTAAFNAVPLELASHAAAMFNTQRQLAGSMGTALFVVVMMLVSQNKLAEHVTGQIADLAGFQMVFKLVGLLSLVAFIMTLFIKEKPYLSKRELVENN; this is encoded by the coding sequence ATGATTCAAGAAGAAAATAAAAATATGTCATTTACCCAGATTATATCTATTTTAGGTGTTATTTTGATGGGGTCATTCGTGACCATATTAAATCAAACACTTATGAGTACGGCTTTACCCAGTATTATGAAAGAATTTTCGATTACTGCTACTCAAGGTCAATGGTTAACAACTGCTTATATGTTGATTAATGGAATCATGGTACCTATTACGGCGTACCTTGTAAACCGATTTACAACACGGCAATTGTATCTTTTTTCAATGATCGTGTTTTCAATTGGTACACTTGTTGCTGCTACTTCCAGCGTTTATGGAGTATTGATTACTGGACGCATGATTCAGGCAATAGGAGCAGGAATTATTTTACCGTTACAAATGATTGTCGTGTTGTATCTTTTTCCAATTGAAAAAAGAGGTTCAGCAATGGGGTTGATTGGTTTAGCAATGAACTTCGCTCCAGCAATTGGGCCAACATTCTCTGGATGGGTAGTGCAAAATTACCACTGGAATATGTTGTTCTACTTTATCTTACCATTCGCCATTTTAGATGTTGTAGTTGCCTTCTTCGTCTTGAAGAATGTTGGTGAAGTAGGTCGCCCTAAATTAGATTTGATCAGTGTCATCTATTCAACATTAGGTTTTGGCGGTCTATTATTCGGTCTTAGTAATGCATCTTCACATGATTTCATGAGTATTAATGTAGCTTTGCCTTTAATTGTTGGAATTATTGCTTTAATTCTACTGGTTATCCGCTGTAATCATTCAGAAGAACCTTTATTGAACTTTAGTATTTTTAAATATAGAGGATACCGCTTGAATATTATTATTTCATTTGTATTGACTGCTGGAATGTACGGAGCTATAATCTTGTTGCCAATTTACTTTCAAACGATACGCGGAATGACACCGATGGAATCAGGAATGATTCTTTTGCCAGGTTCACTCGTTATGGCTGTTATGAGTCCCATCACTGGTAGAATGTTTGATAAATATGGTTCTAAAAAATTAGCTATGAGTGGATTAATATTGGTAACAGTTGGAACTTTTGTTATTGGTTTAATAAATATTAATACACCTATCTATATTATTGTAATACTGCAAATGGTTCGTACATTAGGTTTTGCATTAACGTTGATGCCAATTCAAACAGCAGCGTTCAATGCTGTCCCTCTAGAATTAGCTTCACATGCTGCGGCAATGTTTAATACTCAACGCCAATTAGCCGGATCAATGGGAACAGCTTTGTTTGTTGTTGTGATGATGCTTGTTTCTCAAAATAAACTAGCAGAACATGTTACAGGACAAATAGCTGATTTAGCTGGTTTTCAAATGGTCTTTAAATTAGTTGGACTACTATCATTAGTAGCTTTCATTATGACATTGTTTATCAAAGAGAAACCATATTTATCTAAAAGAGAACTAGTTGAAAATAATTAA